cccctcctatttataccccatgagcccccctatggagccttgggttttgattagataaagtttagcctttgctactttcgtgtaatcgcgtgtgtcggttagaccacctgttttaccgtcatcaagactccaactatattgagtattcagattcgtgaaccttcatatctcctattcgcaatttcagattgttttttatcttgttcttgcctgttattcgattgcttgcaggaacaaagaccttcgtggtcaggttgatcgtgcccccgtgGGATCAATAActttctggagttggtgtatcgatcgctaaggcgctgcctcctaagttatagtcggatcgtcaacgtcacctcctaccaaatcgataattaggtatctcatcgaaaaaTTGGGACACCCTCGAGACTATCACGTACTGTTCGATCTGCGATATTTAATATTTTAGGATATGAAATTACTGAAAAGATAAATCCGGATAGATAAATATCCGAGGATTCTGTTCGATCTGCGAGGTTGCTGGCTGCATACATACCTCTGTCCTCCCGGTCAAAAATTGCGGCGAGACAGATTGAAGTTCCAATCGAATCCCGGAGTTCATCGATGGCagaagaggcggcggcatCCGCCGAGATCAAGCCAGAGCAGGTCCAGGCCGCCATGATGGATCGCACCCGCCTGAACTGCGGGCTAGATGCCCAAATCGCGAGATGTCCAGGCGAAACCCGCCAGCAGCTGCGCGACCTGGCCAACACGCGCATGCTCAAGGACGAGATCTCCGCCGagctctccgacctcggcCGCATCCTCGACGGCGTCACGCGCGGGAACCTCTCGGTCATGGAGGAGATCCCGCCGTCCCGGCTGGACGACCTCCTCGGCGTCCGGACGGAGCGGGTCGCCAGGTACCGCGGCGTCCCCATCGGAAGGAGGATGGACTTCGAAGCCGCGCGGCGCGCCTTCTTGTTCGTCCTCTCCGGAAAAGGCGGCAGCATGGTCATGGCGGCATCGCCCGGTCAGCCGAACGCTGCTGCAACGGCAGCCGCCGAGGTAGGCGCCGGAGATGCCGCTACGTCTCTCGCAGCGCTGGAGTTAGGATCTGCCTCGACTCGCAGCCCCCAcatgtaatttgtttttgctgCTAGGTTCAATTATTAGTCGGGATTTGGGAATCGATCAAATCTATGATTCGGTAGCAATCGATCTTTGGTTCTGTTTTGTATCGGTATCTGTTAAAGAATTTCTCTGGAGCACACGCCATGGGCAATCCATCTAGAACTAATTAGTTGGTGTGAATTAGGCCCCTTTCGGTTGCTCTCCATGCTCCCGAAATCCCCAGATCTTAGCTCTGCGCtgagctctttttttttttttggaggcGCTCTGTGCTGAGCTCTGAATTCCTTTCTTGGCTGCCACCCCACCAGAATGGAGTATGCTGGAGTAGTAAACATTTTGGAAAGAGTTTGGTTGTCCCCAATgttaacaaaaaataaatgaacaaGCATTGATTGGCTAGCATGGCATATGCCAAATTAGGGTTTTCTTTTTAGCCTCAACTGGGATACAACTTGTAGCATCTCTGATCGCCAAACCTCCCGGTACACCTGATGGCATTTGGACCCTCGTGTTGGCCACACACACCTGTCCTCTGCTTTTTCTTAATCTCTGTACACGTACTGTGTCCCTCTGCTAATCACTCCTGTCCCATGTGCCATCTTTCCCACCCTGtctcctctctctcgcgcgcgcgTCCCTATGCTCCCCCACCCCTCTGCGCTGCTGCAGCCAGCACGGGCTCAGGCGCAAGGCCGCGAGCACCAggcggcctcggcctccgctgccgccgcccccacctcGATCCGGCCCGGCGCCTCTAGCACCCACCTCGGATCtggccggcgccgcgcgccCCCACGTCGGATCCGGCCAGCGCCGTCCGCCCCCACCTCGATGGCTTCCTGctgcgcgtctccgcgtcgggggggaggggggggggggggggggggcaggaGGCGAGGATCGCTCGTGGTGGGAAGGGAGAGAAGATCAGACTGATTTCTACTGATTTGCACTAATTTTCGTCTGATGTTTTGGATTGATTTTGTACCGACGGTAATTTTGACTATTTGCATATGGCAAGAGTTTCTGCCTCCTGTGATATCTTTGCTTTGATTTTCTCCAAAGAGTCTTTTTTAAGCCTTGTTTGCTACTTTTACTTTTACGGTGTGGAGCATTATCCacttcaaattgaaaaacactataaatctcaaaaaattgtttgatAGAAAGGAATTAGAGACTTCAAATTGCAAAACACTATAAATCTcaaaatttgtttgattggGAGGAATTAGAGAAGATTATCTCTAATGTTTTTTCACaaaacacctcatttttctatCAATTAAAAACACTCGTCTTACTAGTGTTTTGAGTGTAAGGGTGTATTGAAAGTATTGGGTGAACATCTGGTCTCCTAAAATACCAATACATTAGTGACTAAACATACACTAAGACGGAGAAAAGGGATTTGGGGAATCCGGCGGCGTTTGCGGCGGAGGATTCTCGTCGGTGTGCAAGTTGGGGATCACACGCACAGTGAGGCCGAGGAGAACCCTCGAATCGATCGCACCATTCGTGTGTACCTACACAGCACGCTCACTTGGGCTCCACTGCCCTTTGTCGGCCCATGACCCAGTAACACGTAGAGAAAATGGGCCCAAATCCCTCTTCCCAGTACTAAGGATAATATATGATggtattctaaaaaaagagaaaaatacaTGATGTGTGTCtattcgctaaaaaaaattatgatgtCTGTCTATATTTTAGGCGCTTGATTTTTAAGTAACCGGCTAATCTCAGATAGTATTAGAGCCGTCGAATTAGTATTTGGACGACATCCCTATTCACTCCTCTCCGTGATTCGTCCCGAATCTTAAAACAAGCTCTAGAACTAACGGCCGAGCAATTAACTCATCCTAACAAATATCAAGCAAGTTAGATATAACAAACCGTTATATGATATTCTAAAAGAAGAGTGCAGTGAAATATACTGATTGCACAAAGTACGTAGGAACAATTTGTTTGTGTAACTTTGGATCTCTGTCATGCATAATGTAATAAAGCAGAAAATAGAGGGTGTAATAATAACATAAACGTGCTTGGTGATTTTATTCGATAGGAGCTTAATGAAGTGCTAATTTTTCTTGAGCTCGCTAGTCGCATGCAGCACCATGGTCTCAATAGTAAACCCAGGTCCAAAGCCCATCATCACACCCCActcacctccttccccttcctcctcctccattcGCCGGCGTTGCTCGTCGAGCACGAAGATGATCGTCGCGCCAAGCATGTTACCGTACTCTCTTAGCACGGTCCGGCTCGCCGCCAACTTCCCAGGCTCCAACCGAAGGGCCCTATCGATGTTGTCCAAGATGGCACTGATTCCGGGGTGCACCGCCCAGAAGAGGTCATTCCATTCAACGGCATCAACTGATCCAAACAACGGCCCGAATGCGTCCGACAGACATCGTTTGATGTTCTCCGCCGCTATTGGTATTAGCTCCCTCGTGAAAATATGCCCGTCGAGGCCGCCTTCCGTGAGTTTCATGGTGAGCACGTGCCCAGTGTTCGGTATCACCGTCTGCAAGGCGGATACCATCTCAAAAAGCGGATGCTCGACAGGGTCGTAGGCATCAGCGCCGACAATGACCGCGCCGGCCCCATCGCCGAAGGTCGCCTGGCCGACGAGAGTGTGTGGGTAAGTCTCCTCGGGGCCACGGAAGGCCACGATGGTCAGCTCCACGCAGACCACCAGGACCCGTGCCCCACGGTTGTTCTCGGCCAGGTCCTTGGCGAGCCGCAGCGAGGCAGACCCGGCGGAGCAGCCTTTGAGGTGGAGCAATGTGCGGAGAACGGAGGCGTGGAGCCcgaggagggaggcgaggaCAAGGTCGGCGCCGGGGGCGTGCGCGCCGGAGTTGGTGCTGACGACAAGGTGGGTGATGTCGGTGGCTGGACGGCCCCACTTGGCTATGGCCTTGGCGGCAGCTGACGCGGCGAGCtccggagcagcggcgcccgCGATGCTGAGACGGTCGTCGAGGGATGGCTTCCCGCGGTCCAGGAAATGAGGGTGCGCGTCCAGTAGCTCCTCCGTGTGGTGAAAGAAACGCTTCACCGTGCATGTTTTATCAACTGATTCAGTAATTGATTAGGAAAGGGAAACAACAATTGATACAGACAACCGGCTTTGTTCAAACAAATCAGATGATATATAGGCTTGTGTATGTCATGATTCTGCTTACACATTGTCTTTAATTTGTGTTTGAGGTCAGTGAGATGTTCGCTCTTGGTAACACGGAAGTAGTAGTCGCGATACTCGTCCTGGGACACGCAGTTGGGCGGGTTCGCCGTGCCAATGGCCAGCACGGCCGCATGGCCGTCCGCACGCTGCTGACGGCGGATCTCCCGCAGGGTGTTTGCCATGGCCTCGGAGCAGAGCCAACAACAAGCTGGTGTATACAGAGAAATTATTTTATGAGATTGAAGATGAGTTTTACTATAGAGAAGCAAAAACaagtcatatatatatatccatgaCAGTAACGTGCACAGTGACAcaaccacatgcatgcatgcgcacgAAGGAGGGTAGAGTCAGGATCTAAATATACAACACAATTCATGCTGATGACGCTCGTTTCATCAGGAATAGTCAGGCAAGAACGAATGGGAAAATACCTATATATTCAGTTCGACGAAGAcagatggaggagaaggggcAAGACTGCCAAAGATTGTTTGCTTCGCGAGATGTGAGGGTTcgaaggaggaggtggacaGTATTTATAAGGACATAGGGAGTACAAGGCAGGGGCAGAGTTGCCGACGGAAGCATGTACACCGGTCTCAGTAGGTGCTCCACGGACTCTCTTCCTCGAACACGCGCATACACACGCTAGTTTAGAATCAGGGCCCGCGGTCTCTCCTAGGATCGATGTATCCAACTATAGTTTTATTTAAAGCAAATTTTGCATAGAGTGTCGTAAGCCAAGATTGGTCAAACACCAGATAACCTCTTACTAGCAAGGagaaattacaaaaaaaaaacatcacgATTGGGGCGACATTCTAGAAAAGCCACTTGCTTTGTACTTTTACAAGTTATCACCGCTTTTGAGGCTCGAATATTTTGATGTTAAAACATTCGCATCATCGACCAACAATTTTACATACAACCATTCTAATAACTTGTACGAAGTATGTAACGATACTCCACATGGACCACATTCATATATTTTATACTACTCATCTCTTTTCTCTAGTTTTGTCTTGGATTTTGTGCAACTCTCGTAAGAAGTTTAACTAACGAATGACCATCTCTCTCCTAATCATTACCTTGCCACATGGGATTTCGATAATGTGGCAATTGCTTACCCACGGTGACATGACACTATTGGAAATGTTCTAAACTAGTTGAACTCCCTTGCGATCGTCTCCATATGGTTGGACCCATAGACAAAAAATATGCAGCTCCACATGTTGTAGAATGGATCAGCTACAATCCAATGAACCACCAAATGAATGACTTGCATAAAAATtggaaaaatattttattaaaaataaGATCATTTTGGCAATTCCATAGTGACCAACAAACAACGCAAGCACCCATTTGTGTATAAGCAATTTAGTTGGTCAACATAACCCTGTGAGCCCACTTTCCAAACATACCCGAAACATAACGGGGTGGTGGAAGATTAAACTTAAGTCACGTAAATGACTCGCCACATAGTTCAAGTCATGAAGAGATCATGAAGAGATTAAAATTAAGTCGTGTTGTTTGGTTGGGTGCGATCTCTCGCCTAAGAGAGAAACTACTAGAGCCCATTTCCTAGTTCCAGTTCCTTATTTCTCTACATGCCTCAACATGTTTCCTAAATCTTGTTTCATGTATTTCAAAGTGTCATTACTAAGAACTTGTTTACGAGCTTAACGAGTTATTATTTACTAAGTAATCAATCATCTAGGTTTCGTGAAGTATTCATTAACTAATGAAATCCTCATCTACAAAAAGTTTGCACCAGGAATCTCCACCTCATAGTCACAAAGCACAACAAGGGCATCTCACCAATAACCTAGTTAAATTTTCCATTACAACAACAGAGGAAGCCATATCAACATGCTCGTATTCAATCCAAAAATAAAGACATAAATATTTTGCACAACGAAACGCTATTCAGCAAGTAGATACAAAAGATATACAAATTTTGTCCAACTTGGTGGTATTCAACATGCATAGAAAACAATATGTACTCTCTTGGTCTGGTCATGTAAAACATATTATGTGGGTAGTTGATATATGTCTTTGACTAATAATAATTTTGTAATTTCATGGGCATGAAAGTTATATGACATTAACTTGATGTTATTATATTGGATTCAAAAGTATCTACTTATGATTGTGATTTCTAATCACATAAGCCATTTCCATAGCGTAATTGTATGTCACGGTTTTCTattaattactactccctccgttcctaaatcgtgtcttaaatttgccaaaatcttgatgtatctattcttaaaaagcgtctaaatacatgtaatatttcgacaagaatttagaaacagaggtaGTAATATATAAGTCCAAATGAGTAAAATATTTTATATtatgtactccatccgtcccaaaataagtgacgtggatgtgtgtagattcttatacaaatccacatcacttattttgggacggagggagtacaaactTTAAGTATTTGTCAACCAAAACTAACAATTTTTACTATAGGTTGTATATAACTAATTAACTAGTAAATGTAAGTACCAATGATAAGGAGTTAGTGCTTGGTGATAAAATGGTTACGGAGTACTTGTTCCTGCCTTCATTGGTTAGACTTGATGACGTGGTGTTTACTCTCTAATATGAATATGGTTGGTCTGGCCTTCATTGGACCAGAGAATGTCATCACACATGCAACATGAAGGCATTGCTTTGGAAGAGGATGTCGGTGAATTGCTTCCCGGAGTAGTTTTGGTTGCACCAATCACTGCTCGTGGGTAGTGTCATAGGGGCTCATGTCATTTATTTCTAGTAGTCATAGTGGTTGCACAGTTCTTCCCacttcttgtttttcttattgTAACCATTATGATCAAATGGGTGCATCATTTATATGTAGAAACAAAGACATAATAAAATTTGACCTTGTTCTATAGCATATCAATCTACCCAGAAGTCCAAACTGTCATTGTACCATACATCAACTTGGCATGCAAactcaaatttcttaaatacTACTGAACATTTGTGAAGTATGCATTGTCTGACGAAACAAAGGGCGTCATAGAAAGCTTGTGGTAGGAATATTGACCACAtcatggaaaaaaagaagagcatCTTCGCCAAACCTGGTTAAAGTGCTCATGACACATCGACAACCTCATTATAAGTTACCGCCCATTGAGTTGCTATTCAGCAAGTGGATACAAATAAATACAACTTCCATCCAACTTGATGGTATTCAAAATGTAGAACACAAAAAGCATACGTACTCTCTTGGTTCGGTTATATATAGCATATTATGATTGGTTAATAAGATAATGCTTTGGCGAACAGTTATTGGAGTAGTATGTAAGTTAATGTGTTATTAGATTTGCATTCAAAAGTGTCTACTCATGACTGATTTTATATCAAACAAAGCACATACTCATGTTGTTAGTCAAAGCTTTGTCTCAATCAATCAAATACTCTTTTACATCCACATGGAGAGTACATTTTCCAATTATTCTATACAAAGTTTCACACTAGTAGTTCtaaatcaaaacaaaaaaattactgTCCAGAAGCATATGGCGCCCTGGATGAAAAGCTAGCTGATGATTTAGTGTCATTTTTTGTTAGACAATCATGATTTTGGTTCGACAAACACGACCTCAAGAGttaagaaaggaaaaaggagagTACACTTCTCTCTTCCCAAAGTTGGTattccctccatccaacaaaaaatgtcttaagtttgtcaaaatttgg
This is a stretch of genomic DNA from Brachypodium distachyon strain Bd21 chromosome 1, Brachypodium_distachyon_v3.0, whole genome shotgun sequence. It encodes these proteins:
- the LOC104581636 gene encoding uncharacterized protein LOC104581636 — translated: MAEEAAASAEIKPEQVQAAMMDRTRLNCGLDAQIARCPGETRQQLRDLANTRMLKDEISAELSDLGRILDGVTRGNLSVMEEIPPSRLDDLLGVRTERVARYRGVPIGRRMDFEAARRAFLFVLSGKGGSMVMAASPGQPNAAATAAAEVGAGDAATSLAALELGSASTRSPHM
- the LOC100840879 gene encoding bisdemethoxycurcumin synthase: MANTLREIRRQQRADGHAAVLAIGTANPPNCVSQDEYRDYYFRVTKSEHLTDLKHKLKTMFDKTCTVKRFFHHTEELLDAHPHFLDRGKPSLDDRLSIAGAAAPELAASAAAKAIAKWGRPATDITHLVVSTNSGAHAPGADLVLASLLGLHASVLRTLLHLKGCSAGSASLRLAKDLAENNRGARVLVVCVELTIVAFRGPEETYPHTLVGQATFGDGAGAVIVGADAYDPVEHPLFEMVSALQTVIPNTGHVLTMKLTEGGLDGHIFTRELIPIAAENIKRCLSDAFGPLFGSVDAVEWNDLFWAVHPGISAILDNIDRALRLEPGKLAASRTVLREYGNMLGATIIFVLDEQRRRMEEEEGEGGEWGVMMGFGPGFTIETMVLHATSELKKN